The Halorussus salinus genome includes a region encoding these proteins:
- a CDS encoding acylneuraminate cytidylyltransferase family protein, which yields MNDSVLGVVPARGGSKRVPRKNLAEVAGKPMVARAVEQAESADALDEVVVSTDDEEIRRVTREFGGDAPFERPAELATDTASSTDVIDHALSWYESERGETFDAVAMIQVTTPLRESADVDGALERLRETDADSVTTVTEYQTPPVWAVYEEDDRLRQFFDGDYLWTDGEVPRSQDLPTLYYPNGAVFAATVEAFRRADGFYTDHTVGYEMPPERSIDVDEPFELRMVRALAEYDSE from the coding sequence ATGAACGATTCTGTCCTCGGAGTCGTCCCGGCGCGCGGCGGGTCCAAACGCGTCCCGCGCAAGAACCTCGCCGAGGTCGCGGGCAAACCGATGGTCGCCCGCGCGGTCGAACAGGCCGAGAGCGCCGACGCGCTGGACGAGGTGGTCGTCTCGACGGACGACGAGGAGATACGTCGCGTCACCAGAGAGTTCGGCGGGGATGCCCCCTTCGAGCGACCGGCCGAACTGGCGACGGACACTGCGAGTAGTACCGACGTTATCGACCACGCGCTGTCGTGGTACGAATCCGAGCGCGGCGAGACGTTCGACGCGGTGGCGATGATTCAGGTGACGACGCCGCTCCGGGAATCCGCGGACGTGGACGGTGCCCTCGAACGCCTCCGCGAGACCGACGCCGACTCGGTGACAACCGTCACCGAGTACCAGACGCCGCCGGTGTGGGCCGTCTACGAGGAGGACGACCGACTCCGCCAGTTCTTCGACGGCGACTACCTCTGGACCGACGGCGAGGTGCCCCGGAGCCAAGACCTGCCGACGCTCTACTATCCGAACGGCGCGGTGTTCGCCGCGACGGTCGAGGCGTTCCGGCGGGCGGACGGCTTCTACACCGACCACACCGTGGGCTACGAGATGCCGCCCGAGCGGTCGATAGACGTGGACGAACCGTTCGAGTTGCGGATGGTGCGCGCGCTCGCCGAGTACGATTCGGAGTGA
- a CDS encoding pseudaminic acid biosynthesis-associated methylase translates to MPERTRQIDLWDGEFGRRYWERHPTTVEGFDRLRTDQWGFGQSDVMGEFLDRVDRDATVLEVGCGIGIQLEILHEMGFENLYGVDVHTGGLRRCRRDRSEIEVLKATATDLPFRDGEFDLVFTNETLVTVPPESVDAVIDEIVRCSNEWIWGLEFHADEYTEIEWRGEERMLWKTDFLARYLDRHGLDCTDERFIEYRENDDLDRAFLLRNPE, encoded by the coding sequence ATGCCAGAACGCACCAGACAGATAGACCTGTGGGACGGCGAGTTCGGTCGGCGATACTGGGAGCGCCATCCGACCACCGTCGAAGGCTTCGACCGACTCAGGACCGACCAGTGGGGGTTCGGCCAGTCGGACGTGATGGGAGAGTTCCTCGACCGCGTGGACCGCGACGCGACGGTCCTCGAAGTCGGCTGTGGCATCGGTATCCAACTGGAGATACTCCACGAGATGGGGTTCGAGAACCTGTACGGCGTGGACGTTCACACGGGCGGTCTCCGCCGGTGTCGGCGCGACCGTTCCGAGATAGAGGTGCTGAAGGCCACCGCGACCGACCTCCCGTTCCGAGACGGCGAGTTCGACCTCGTGTTCACCAACGAGACGCTGGTGACGGTCCCGCCCGAGTCGGTCGATGCGGTGATAGACGAAATCGTGCGGTGTTCGAACGAGTGGATTTGGGGGCTGGAGTTCCACGCCGACGAGTACACGGAAATCGAGTGGCGCGGGGAGGAGCGAATGCTCTGGAAGACCGATTTCCTCGCTCGTTACCTCGACCGCCACGGACTCGACTGCACGGACGAGCGATTCATCGAGTACCGGGAGAACGACGACCTCGACCGGGCGTTTCTGCTCCGGAACCCCGAGTGA
- a CDS encoding DUF4910 domain-containing protein: MGHETDADDEQRVRELYDELYPICRSITGPGLRESLGILGEEFPLEVEGVPSGTDVFDWTIPDEWHIREARLVGPDDEVYADFEDHNLSVVNYSAPVDRDVSLSELQSHLYSSEGVPEAIPYVTSYYERHWGFCVPETVRKSMPEGEYHAYVDSEFVDGELNYGHALLDGETDDEVLLSSYLCHPSMANNELSGPLVMALLYDRIADWDDRRYTYRFVLCPETIGSLAYLHRYGDHLRERVVGGLVLTCLGGPEPNLSYKRSREDDALLDRLVEQRARRGEPVETRPFAEMFGSDERQYCSAGFDLPVGQVARTVYGEYDEYHTSADDREFVELESLVESADWIADRLWEFEHAGRQRNLEPYGEPMLSKHDLFPTVSDWSDQTRQLTGVEELSEEQFLKRVLLVLQYSDGDHDLVEIADERDCTVEELVPIVRRLYDEQLLEPLG; encoded by the coding sequence ATGGGACACGAAACCGACGCCGACGACGAGCAACGCGTGCGAGAACTGTACGACGAACTATACCCGATATGCCGGAGCATCACCGGGCCGGGCCTCCGCGAGAGCCTCGGGATACTGGGCGAGGAGTTCCCGCTGGAAGTCGAGGGCGTCCCCTCGGGAACCGACGTGTTCGACTGGACGATTCCCGACGAGTGGCATATCCGCGAGGCGCGACTCGTCGGTCCCGACGACGAGGTGTACGCCGACTTCGAGGACCACAACCTCTCGGTTGTCAACTACTCCGCGCCGGTGGACCGAGACGTGTCGCTGTCGGAGTTACAGTCGCACCTCTACTCCAGCGAGGGGGTGCCCGAGGCGATTCCGTACGTCACGAGTTACTACGAGCGCCACTGGGGGTTCTGCGTGCCCGAGACGGTCCGCAAGTCGATGCCCGAGGGCGAGTACCACGCCTACGTGGACAGCGAGTTCGTCGACGGCGAACTGAACTACGGCCACGCCCTCCTCGACGGCGAGACCGACGACGAGGTGCTGTTGAGTTCGTACCTCTGCCATCCCTCGATGGCGAACAACGAGTTGAGCGGTCCGCTCGTGATGGCCTTGCTCTACGACCGCATCGCCGACTGGGACGACCGACGGTACACCTACCGGTTCGTCCTCTGCCCCGAGACCATCGGGAGTCTGGCGTACCTCCACCGCTACGGCGACCACCTGCGCGAACGCGTCGTCGGCGGACTGGTGTTGACCTGCCTTGGCGGCCCGGAGCCGAACCTGAGCTACAAGCGAAGCCGGGAGGACGACGCCCTGCTGGACAGGCTCGTCGAACAGCGCGCCCGCCGAGGAGAGCCGGTCGAGACCAGACCGTTCGCCGAGATGTTCGGCTCCGACGAGCGCCAGTACTGCTCGGCCGGGTTCGACCTCCCGGTCGGACAGGTCGCGCGCACCGTCTACGGCGAGTACGACGAGTACCACACGTCGGCCGACGACCGCGAGTTCGTGGAGTTGGAGTCGCTGGTCGAGAGCGCCGACTGGATAGCCGACCGACTGTGGGAGTTCGAACACGCCGGGCGACAGCGAAACCTCGAACCCTACGGCGAACCGATGCTGAGCAAGCACGACCTCTTCCCGACGGTCAGCGACTGGTCGGACCAGACCCGGCAGTTGACCGGGGTCGAGGAGCTTTCCGAGGAGCAGTTCCTCAAGCGCGTCCTGCTCGTCCTCCAGTACAGCGACGGCGACCACGACTTGGTCGAAATCGCGGACGAACGCGACTGCACCGTCGAGGAACTCGTCCCCATCGTCCGCCGACTGTACGACGAGCAGTTGCTCGAACCGCTAGGCTGA
- a CDS encoding pseudaminic acid biosynthesis-associated methylase: MSEQGQKWAGDAGVEYTERNPHTVDDLETLRREQYGLTQSEIYRDLLGDVDRDAEILEVGSNVGVQLRCLRQLGFENVVGIDVQSYAIAKSREYSPDIPAVVGDASRLPFEDDAFDLVFTNGCLVAIPPELLADVQSEIVRCSREYVLGSEFYADEYVEIDSDHDEQLYWKTDFRRHYRENHDLETVRSRFLHYDETDNKDEIFLLRKADARTDDETDSA; this comes from the coding sequence ATGAGCGAACAGGGCCAGAAGTGGGCCGGTGACGCCGGAGTCGAGTACACCGAGCGCAACCCCCACACGGTCGACGACCTCGAAACGCTCCGCCGGGAGCAGTACGGCCTCACCCAGTCGGAGATATACCGGGACCTCCTCGGCGACGTTGACCGCGACGCCGAGATACTCGAAGTCGGGTCGAACGTCGGCGTCCAACTACGGTGTCTCCGGCAACTCGGCTTCGAGAACGTGGTCGGTATCGACGTACAGTCGTACGCGATTGCCAAGTCCCGCGAGTACTCGCCGGATATTCCCGCCGTCGTCGGCGACGCGAGCCGACTTCCCTTCGAGGACGACGCGTTCGACCTCGTGTTCACGAACGGCTGTCTCGTCGCCATCCCGCCCGAACTGCTCGCCGACGTGCAGTCCGAAATCGTGCGGTGTTCGCGCGAGTACGTCCTCGGGTCGGAGTTCTACGCCGACGAGTACGTCGAAATCGACAGCGATCACGACGAACAGCTCTACTGGAAGACCGACTTCCGGCGACACTACCGGGAGAACCACGACCTCGAAACGGTCCGGTCGCGGTTCCTCCACTACGACGAGACCGACAACAAGGACGAGATATTCCTGCTCCGGAAAGCCGACGCCCGAACCGACGACGAGACCGACTCAGCCTAG
- a CDS encoding NAD-dependent epimerase/dehydratase family protein, which translates to MTLDNPNDMTVSADASLAETMRTMDRVGTGFVAVVNDDGRFRGTATDGDIRRGILDGLDLDTAIAEVTTEDSVVLNAEDVSGDVSGRLDLEELRRRTSDHETLIVPVVSEGHVLGFEQVDRNGRVVSNQSVEAGRNVETVLVIGGAGYIGSVLSRELLSAGYDVRVLDMLLYGRQGVEDLADDDRFTLMEGDMRSIADVTEAIRGVDAVIHLGALVGDPASSIDAQKTLEMNLHAVRLAAGICKYHQVNRFLFASTCSVYGLDEENELLTETSELNPVSLYAQTKIDSEEALLDMADGNFSPTILRMATIYGLSPRMRFDLVVNILSAKAHDEGRIPIFGGDQYRPNVHVADAARAYIACLEAPIQDVSSEVFNVGSNAQNYRVEEIGEMVSEVFPDATIDHQPENEDDRSYRVDFSKIHDRLDYEVRRTIPDAAREIKQALAEGRFPDYTKTRYSNYKTLESELDAAES; encoded by the coding sequence ATGACACTCGATAATCCGAACGATATGACCGTCTCGGCCGACGCGTCGCTCGCCGAGACGATGCGGACGATGGATAGAGTAGGTACCGGTTTCGTCGCAGTGGTAAACGACGACGGTCGCTTCCGCGGGACCGCGACCGACGGCGACATCCGTCGGGGTATCCTCGACGGACTCGACCTCGACACGGCTATCGCCGAGGTGACGACCGAGGACTCCGTCGTCCTGAACGCCGAGGACGTATCCGGCGACGTGTCCGGCCGACTGGACCTCGAAGAGTTGCGACGACGCACCTCCGACCACGAGACGCTTATCGTCCCAGTGGTCTCCGAGGGCCACGTCTTAGGCTTCGAACAGGTGGACCGTAACGGACGGGTCGTCTCGAACCAATCCGTCGAGGCGGGCCGGAACGTCGAGACCGTCCTCGTCATCGGCGGGGCGGGGTACATCGGGTCGGTCCTCTCTCGGGAACTCCTCTCGGCGGGGTACGACGTTCGCGTCCTCGACATGCTCCTGTACGGCCGTCAGGGAGTCGAAGACCTCGCGGACGACGACCGGTTCACCCTGATGGAGGGCGATATGCGCTCTATCGCCGACGTGACCGAAGCGATTCGGGGCGTCGATGCGGTTATCCACCTCGGCGCGCTCGTCGGCGACCCGGCGTCGAGCATCGACGCCCAGAAGACCTTGGAGATGAACCTTCACGCGGTCAGACTCGCGGCGGGTATCTGTAAATACCACCAAGTTAATCGGTTCCTATTCGCCTCGACGTGTAGCGTCTACGGTCTCGACGAGGAGAACGAGCTGTTGACCGAGACCTCGGAGCTGAATCCGGTCTCGCTGTACGCCCAGACGAAAATCGACTCCGAGGAGGCGCTGTTGGACATGGCCGACGGGAACTTCTCGCCGACCATCCTTCGGATGGCGACCATCTACGGTCTCTCTCCTCGGATGCGCTTCGACCTCGTGGTCAACATCCTCTCGGCGAAGGCCCACGACGAGGGCCGGATTCCGATATTCGGCGGCGACCAGTACCGGCCGAACGTCCACGTCGCGGACGCCGCGCGGGCCTACATCGCCTGTCTGGAGGCACCGATTCAGGATGTCTCCTCGGAGGTGTTCAACGTCGGGTCGAACGCCCAGAACTACCGCGTCGAGGAGATCGGCGAGATGGTCTCGGAGGTGTTCCCGGACGCGACTATCGACCACCAACCCGAGAACGAGGACGACCGGAGCTACCGAGTGGACTTCTCGAAGATTCACGACCGACTCGACTACGAGGTCCGGCGGACGATTCCGGACGCCGCCCGCGAAATAAAGCAGGCGCTCGCGGAGGGTCGGTTCCCGGACTACACGAAGACCCGGTACAGCAACTACAAGACGCTCGAATCGGAACTCGACGCGGCCGAATCCTGA
- a CDS encoding DegT/DnrJ/EryC1/StrS family aminotransferase, which produces MSDRPASERPEIPLFEIAWDELDVENATDSITRGGYWAKGPYVTEFEEKLAEYVGLDHAVVVNSGTTALVTALRAHGVGPGDEVVVPSFTFVATANAVELVGARPVFADIERETYGLDPSSVREELTDETAALLPVHPYGTTCRIDELAAIADDEDLALVEDAAESLGATFDGRSVGTFGDSAAFSFCQNKVVATGEGGAVLTDDSEIAENARLYRSHGRESTDYFESSGSGRYPDIGTNVRMADVVAAIGCAQMEKVEELIAGRRWAADRMTDGLADVSGVEPHRGLGDSTHVRQLYTVTLSPDVDRDGVIDALDARNISSKIYWDPPVHLTDYYRGRYDYDPGALPVTEDVAGRVLSLPIHPNLSAEEADRIVAAVRAGV; this is translated from the coding sequence GTGAGCGACCGTCCGGCGAGCGAGCGACCGGAGATACCGCTGTTCGAAATCGCGTGGGACGAACTCGATGTCGAGAACGCGACGGACTCCATCACTCGCGGCGGCTACTGGGCGAAAGGCCCGTACGTCACCGAGTTCGAGGAGAAACTCGCGGAGTACGTGGGATTGGACCACGCCGTCGTCGTCAACTCCGGGACGACCGCGCTCGTGACCGCGCTTCGAGCGCACGGGGTGGGTCCGGGCGACGAGGTGGTCGTCCCGTCGTTCACGTTCGTCGCCACCGCCAACGCCGTCGAGTTGGTCGGCGCGCGGCCGGTGTTCGCCGACATCGAGCGCGAGACGTACGGTCTCGACCCCTCCTCGGTCCGCGAGGAGCTAACCGACGAGACGGCCGCGCTCCTACCGGTCCATCCCTACGGCACGACCTGTCGAATCGACGAGTTGGCCGCGATAGCCGACGACGAGGACCTCGCGCTGGTCGAGGACGCGGCCGAATCGCTCGGCGCGACGTTCGATGGCCGGTCGGTCGGCACGTTCGGCGATTCGGCGGCGTTCAGCTTCTGCCAGAACAAGGTCGTCGCCACCGGGGAGGGCGGCGCGGTCCTCACGGACGACTCGGAAATCGCGGAGAACGCCCGCCTCTACCGTTCGCACGGCCGGGAGTCCACCGACTACTTCGAGTCGAGCGGGAGCGGTCGGTACCCCGACATCGGGACGAACGTCCGTATGGCGGACGTGGTGGCCGCCATCGGCTGTGCGCAGATGGAGAAAGTCGAGGAGCTAATCGCCGGGCGACGCTGGGCGGCCGACCGGATGACCGATGGCCTCGCCGACGTGTCGGGCGTCGAACCCCACCGCGGACTCGGCGACTCGACGCACGTCCGCCAACTGTACACGGTCACGCTCTCCCCCGACGTGGACAGAGACGGCGTAATAGACGCGCTCGACGCCCGGAATATCTCCTCGAAGATTTACTGGGACCCGCCGGTCCACCTGACCGACTACTATCGCGGGCGCTACGACTACGACCCCGGCGCGCTCCCGGTCACGGAGGACGTGGCCGGACGAGTCCTCTCGCTGCCGATTCATCCCAACCTCTCGGCCGAGGAGGCCGACAGAATCGTCGCGGCCGTGCGTGCCGGGGTATGA